A genomic segment from Truepera sp. encodes:
- a CDS encoding apolipoprotein N-acyltransferase has protein sequence MSRYLAPSLVGMSHYLAASLLSAALLAAATRPWGAAALAWPALLPAFLAVAALAVRGRYLAAGLCGSLAALGFTSVAYEATLGLSLIAYLVIAPVAALPYGLATSAAAWTIRRLGRRVAWLALPAFWCGAEVVARQEWLLGRWTLPVSAIGYTQAEAAAVHLARFSSVTAVSFAVLLTSGLLLELVSGRGPASRVAASGGLALVALVVWLAWRSAPPAVALGHGDALTTVAVVQPNLPTSVRAAAQLEPLVAAELLERLLQLTSAPEAQAADLVVWPEAAWPGWAHRTGAEVLPPAHLSLGSQPPFIGQPPLLLGAASIDTATGATSNAALAWTGTRLTHVFDKRHPVPLAEDGLARSHAPVVALLGGLRVSPLICYDVAFPATVREAARGGAELLAVLTDDTFAAGSDVPLQHLRVALLRAVETGLWLVFASNGGPSALIDPAGRIAALSQAGEQAVISATTRLGTGSTPYLRFGDWAGALACLLCVGLACFAGLEGGAYRRPRPT, from the coding sequence GTGAGCCGCTACCTCGCCCCCTCCCTGGTCGGCATGAGCCACTACCTCGCCGCCTCCCTCCTCAGCGCCGCGCTCCTCGCGGCCGCCACTCGACCTTGGGGCGCGGCGGCACTGGCCTGGCCGGCGCTGCTCCCGGCATTCCTGGCGGTCGCCGCCCTCGCCGTGCGCGGGCGCTACCTAGCAGCCGGCCTCTGCGGCTCCTTGGCGGCCCTCGGCTTCACCTCGGTGGCGTACGAGGCCACCCTCGGCCTCTCGCTCATCGCCTACCTCGTCATCGCCCCCGTTGCCGCCCTGCCTTACGGGCTCGCTACGTCCGCGGCGGCTTGGACGATCCGCCGGCTGGGGCGCCGCGTTGCGTGGCTCGCCCTTCCGGCCTTCTGGTGCGGCGCCGAGGTGGTCGCGCGCCAGGAGTGGCTGCTGGGCAGGTGGACCTTGCCGGTGTCGGCCATCGGCTACACGCAGGCCGAAGCCGCCGCCGTCCACCTCGCACGTTTCAGTTCCGTCACCGCGGTCAGCTTTGCCGTGCTGCTAACGAGCGGGCTCCTGCTTGAACTCGTCTCGGGCCGGGGCCCGGCTTCGCGAGTAGCCGCCTCCGGGGGCCTGGCGCTGGTCGCCTTGGTCGTCTGGCTCGCGTGGCGTTCGGCGCCGCCCGCCGTGGCCCTCGGGCACGGCGACGCACTCACGACGGTTGCCGTCGTGCAACCCAACCTCCCCACCTCCGTAAGAGCCGCTGCTCAGCTCGAACCACTCGTGGCGGCCGAGCTCCTCGAACGGTTGCTGCAGCTCACGAGCGCGCCGGAGGCCCAAGCGGCCGACCTGGTGGTCTGGCCTGAGGCCGCATGGCCCGGTTGGGCCCACCGCACGGGCGCAGAAGTTCTACCCCCGGCGCACCTATCACTTGGTAGCCAACCTCCGTTCATCGGCCAACCCCCGTTGCTGCTGGGAGCAGCCAGCATCGATACCGCGACGGGTGCCACGAGCAACGCCGCGCTCGCCTGGACCGGCACCCGCCTCACCCACGTCTTCGACAAGCGGCACCCCGTCCCGCTCGCCGAGGACGGCCTGGCGCGCTCCCACGCGCCCGTGGTCGCCCTCCTCGGCGGCCTCAGGGTCTCTCCGCTCATCTGTTACGACGTCGCCTTCCCGGCCACCGTGCGCGAGGCAGCGCGCGGCGGCGCGGAGCTGCTCGCCGTGCTCACGGACGACACCTTCGCCGCCGGCAGCGACGTTCCACTTCAACACCTACGCGTCGCGCTCCTGCGCGCGGTCGAGACGGGGCTGTGGCTGGTGTTCGCCTCCAACGGCGGACCCAGCGCCCTGATCGACCCTGCCGGGCGGATAGCCGCGCTCTCCCAAGCGGGAGAGCAAGCGGTCATCAGCGCGACGACGAGGCTAGGGACCGGCTCGACCCCGTACCTGCGGTTCGGGGACTGGGCTGGGGCGCTCGCCTGCCTGCTCTGTGTGGGCTTGGCGTGCTTCGCGGGGCTCGAGGGGGGTGCATACAGACGACCGCGTCCCACCTGA
- the rpsF gene encoding 30S ribosomal protein S6, with the protein MPNNTKYDLNVILDPSLSEQQVQSEKDAVTLQVERAGGEILEVDEWGMRRLAYPIRKGNEGYYLIYRLHLTGETPKTIEAALRQRDNVMRVLVVRERPEWKTKKEPKVEAKAEAAA; encoded by the coding sequence ATGCCGAACAACACCAAGTACGATCTCAACGTCATCCTCGACCCGAGCCTGAGCGAGCAGCAGGTCCAGTCGGAGAAGGACGCCGTGACGCTCCAGGTGGAGCGCGCGGGGGGTGAGATCCTCGAAGTCGACGAGTGGGGCATGCGCCGTCTGGCGTACCCGATCCGCAAGGGCAACGAGGGTTACTACCTCATCTATCGCCTACACTTGACCGGCGAAACCCCCAAGACCATCGAAGCAGCGTTACGCCAGCGCGATAACGTCATGCGAGTCCTGGTCGTCCGGGAACGCCCGGAGTGGAAGACGAAGAAGGAGCCCAAGGTCGAGGCAAAGGCCGAGGCCGCTGCCTAA
- a CDS encoding single-stranded DNA-binding protein, translated as MARGLNNVYLVGTLVQKPELRYTPGGLAILEMNVAGNDNVMGDDDRLRELAWYHRVTLFGAQAEMMADQLQEGSAVFVEGRLNYRSWEAQDGQKRSALDVNAQRVELLTLGIRTGEATVIDARGQHRLKDALNQVLIVGNLTRDAEMRSTPSGASVTRFGVAVNERFRGKGGDDQERTHFVEVTVWRELAEGCESLRKGDGVFVIGRLVNDSWTDKEGNRRFTTRLEGQRVEFLTRGPGSGGAGTRTERSDATGAQARPSTLDIDEEFPPEEDLPF; from the coding sequence ATGGCACGTGGTTTGAACAACGTATACCTGGTCGGCACGCTGGTTCAGAAGCCGGAGCTGCGCTATACCCCCGGTGGGTTGGCCATCCTGGAGATGAACGTGGCGGGCAACGACAACGTCATGGGTGATGACGACCGCCTTCGCGAATTGGCCTGGTACCACCGCGTCACCCTCTTCGGTGCACAAGCGGAGATGATGGCCGATCAGTTGCAAGAAGGCAGCGCCGTGTTCGTCGAAGGGCGCCTCAACTACCGCTCCTGGGAAGCCCAGGACGGCCAGAAGCGCTCCGCCCTCGACGTCAACGCGCAACGCGTCGAATTGCTTACCCTGGGCATCCGCACCGGTGAGGCCACCGTCATCGACGCTCGCGGCCAACACCGGCTGAAGGACGCGCTCAACCAGGTGCTCATCGTGGGCAACCTCACGCGCGACGCCGAGATGCGTTCCACGCCCTCCGGGGCGTCGGTCACGCGCTTCGGGGTGGCGGTCAACGAGCGCTTCCGCGGCAAGGGCGGCGACGATCAAGAACGCACCCATTTCGTGGAAGTCACCGTGTGGCGCGAACTCGCGGAAGGCTGCGAGTCGCTGCGCAAGGGTGACGGCGTGTTCGTGATCGGCAGGCTCGTCAACGATTCTTGGACGGACAAAGAAGGCAACCGCCGGTTCACGACGCGGCTAGAAGGTCAACGCGTCGAGTTCCTCACTCGCGGTCCCGGCAGCGGTGGAGCCGGAACCCGCACGGAGCGCAGCGACGCTACGGGCGCCCAGGCGAGACCGTCGACGTTAGACATCGACGAAGAGTTTCCACCAGAAGAGGACCTACCCTTCTAG
- the rpsR gene encoding 30S ribosomal protein S18 → MAREARDKGGDRRRGRGGGRRGRRPRVCPFCAGEYEIMDYHDGRVLRRFISDTAKILPRRRTGVCARHQRRLATTIKRARMLAIIPITEKLVRK, encoded by the coding sequence ATGGCAAGAGAAGCAAGAGACAAGGGCGGCGATCGCCGCCGCGGACGTGGGGGCGGCCGTCGCGGCCGCAGGCCACGCGTATGCCCGTTCTGTGCGGGTGAGTACGAGATCATGGATTACCACGACGGCCGGGTTCTGAGGCGCTTCATCTCCGATACCGCCAAGATCCTGCCCCGTCGCCGCACCGGCGTGTGCGCCAGGCATCAGCGTCGGCTCGCCACCACCATCAAGCGTGCGCGCATGCTCGCGATCATCCCGATCACCGAGAAGCTGGTGCGGAAGTGA
- the rplI gene encoding 50S ribosomal protein L9, producing MNVILLEPVEKLGEAGSIVRVKDGYARNYLVPQGLALPATKSNQAELQARLAQRARQLSERKSDAERLSEMLGDAHIEIRVKAGEGRIYGSVGNRDIADALKAAYDVEIDRRKVVLDEPIKVTGEFVVPYRPHPEVTIDLKVLVVAEGEA from the coding sequence GTGAACGTCATCCTCCTCGAGCCCGTCGAGAAGTTGGGCGAGGCGGGCAGTATCGTCAGGGTGAAGGACGGGTACGCCCGCAACTACCTCGTGCCGCAGGGCCTCGCGCTGCCGGCCACCAAGTCGAACCAGGCCGAGTTGCAGGCGCGGCTGGCGCAAAGGGCCCGCCAACTGTCGGAGCGCAAGTCCGACGCGGAGCGCCTTTCCGAGATGCTGGGCGACGCCCACATCGAGATCCGCGTGAAGGCCGGCGAAGGCCGCATCTACGGCTCGGTCGGCAACCGCGACATCGCGGACGCCCTCAAGGCCGCCTACGACGTGGAGATCGACCGCCGCAAGGTCGTCCTCGACGAGCCCATCAAGGTGACGGGCGAGTTCGTCGTCCCCTACCGCCCACACCCCGAGGTCACCATCGACCTAAAGGTGTTGGTCGTCGCCGAGGGTGAGGCCTGA
- the pyk gene encoding pyruvate kinase, whose translation MRPVRSTKIVATLGPATDTPEMIEKLLRAGVNVFRLNFSHGEPEVHRATVEAIRSTADKLEMAVCILQDLQGPKIRVTHFKNGKVTLEAGEQFTLTCDDDSPGDATRVGVTYTNLCGDLKVDDTLLLDDGRLELRVTSVEGPNINTLVVVGGELSNNKGINIPGAHLSLPALTDKDVQDLRFGVELDVDWVAMSFVRTRDDLLLARHYLARAGSQAKLMAKIEKPSAVDRFTEILEEVDGVMVARGDLGVEMPAERVPLIQKHLISECMQAGKPVITATQMLESMITNPSPTRAEASDVANAIFDGTDAVMLSAETAVGAYPVDAVRMMDRIARVVESSPEYRNAMRQLVPTADTSTADGVALAAVEIAYNLDAQLIVTFTSSGSTAMRVSRNRPPTPVLAITPNPRALRQMMVAWSVVPYLSEDIHNTDEMVTVAKAAIQATGLMEPESRYVITAGVPFGMRGSTNLIRVERYR comes from the coding sequence ATGAGGCCCGTTCGCAGCACGAAGATCGTCGCCACCCTGGGGCCGGCAACCGACACACCCGAGATGATCGAGAAGCTCCTCCGGGCCGGCGTGAACGTGTTCCGCCTCAACTTCTCGCACGGCGAGCCGGAGGTGCACCGCGCCACTGTCGAGGCCATCCGCAGCACCGCGGACAAGCTGGAGATGGCGGTCTGCATCCTGCAGGACCTCCAGGGCCCCAAGATCCGCGTCACTCACTTCAAGAACGGCAAGGTCACCCTCGAGGCCGGCGAGCAGTTCACCCTTACGTGCGACGACGACAGCCCCGGTGACGCCACGCGCGTCGGCGTCACCTACACCAACCTGTGCGGCGACCTCAAGGTAGACGACACGTTGCTGCTCGATGATGGGCGGCTCGAGCTGCGCGTCACGTCCGTCGAGGGCCCGAACATCAACACGCTGGTGGTGGTCGGCGGCGAACTGAGCAACAACAAGGGCATAAACATCCCCGGGGCGCACTTGAGCCTTCCGGCGCTCACGGACAAGGACGTTCAGGACCTGCGCTTCGGGGTCGAGCTCGATGTCGACTGGGTCGCCATGAGCTTCGTGCGCACCCGCGACGACCTGCTGCTCGCCCGCCACTACCTGGCCAGGGCCGGCTCGCAGGCGAAGCTCATGGCCAAGATCGAGAAGCCCAGCGCCGTGGACCGCTTCACCGAGATCCTCGAGGAGGTGGACGGGGTGATGGTGGCCCGAGGCGACCTCGGGGTGGAGATGCCCGCCGAGCGCGTGCCCCTGATCCAGAAGCACCTCATCAGCGAGTGCATGCAGGCGGGCAAGCCCGTCATCACCGCCACGCAGATGCTCGAGTCGATGATCACCAACCCCAGCCCCACTCGGGCGGAGGCCTCCGACGTCGCGAACGCCATCTTCGACGGCACCGACGCCGTCATGCTCTCGGCCGAGACGGCAGTGGGCGCCTACCCGGTAGACGCCGTGCGCATGATGGACCGGATCGCGCGGGTCGTCGAGAGCTCGCCCGAATACCGAAACGCGATGCGCCAGCTCGTGCCCACCGCCGACACGTCCACGGCCGACGGTGTGGCGCTGGCAGCGGTCGAGATCGCCTACAACCTGGACGCGCAGCTGATCGTCACCTTCACCTCGAGCGGCAGCACCGCCATGCGCGTCTCGCGCAACCGGCCGCCAACGCCGGTCCTCGCCATCACGCCTAACCCGCGCGCCCTGCGTCAGATGATGGTCGCGTGGAGCGTCGTCCCTTACCTGAGCGAGGACATCCACAACACCGACGAGATGGTGACGGTGGCCAAGGCCGCCATTCAGGCCACGGGCCTCATGGAGCCAGAGTCGCGCTACGTGATAACGGCAGGGGTGCCGTTCGGCATGCGCGGGTCAACCAACCTCATCCGAGTGGAGCGCTACCGCTGA
- the eno gene encoding phosphopyruvate hydratase, producing the protein MTTIEDVRALELLDSRGNPTVGAVVTLAGGARGMAAVPSGASTGAHEAVELRDGGGRYLGKGVTKAVQNVNERIAPEMIGLDALEQANVDRTMCELDGTPNKGELGANAILAVSLATARAAASALELPLYRYLGGPNGRVLPVPMLNVINGGEHADNAVDMQEFMLVPLGLPTFGSALRAGVETFHHLKKVLEKRGYNTNVGDEGGFAPDLKSNREAIEVMLEAIEKAGYTPGDEIGIALDPASTEFYEGGLYKLRAEDKELDSDGMIAYWQDWVDRYPIVSIEDGLAEDDWVGWAKLTKAIGHRVQLVGDDLFVTNTARLQRGIDEHVGNSILIKVNQIGTLTESMDAMELAKTYGYRNVVSHRSGETEDTFIADLAVAVNAGQIKTGSASRSDRVAKYNRLLAIEQELGDAARYLGKAAYKR; encoded by the coding sequence ATGACAACCATCGAAGACGTGCGCGCGCTCGAACTACTCGATTCGCGCGGCAACCCGACCGTCGGCGCAGTCGTCACGCTAGCCGGCGGCGCGAGGGGTATGGCCGCCGTGCCCTCGGGCGCAAGCACCGGGGCCCACGAGGCGGTCGAGTTGCGCGACGGGGGCGGCCGCTACCTGGGCAAGGGCGTTACGAAAGCCGTCCAGAACGTGAACGAGCGCATCGCTCCTGAGATGATCGGCCTGGACGCGCTCGAGCAGGCCAACGTCGACCGCACCATGTGCGAGCTCGACGGCACGCCCAACAAGGGCGAGCTCGGCGCCAACGCCATCCTCGCCGTGTCACTCGCGACGGCCAGGGCGGCCGCTTCCGCCCTCGAACTGCCGCTCTACCGCTACCTCGGTGGCCCCAACGGGCGCGTGCTGCCCGTGCCCATGCTGAACGTCATCAACGGCGGGGAGCACGCAGACAACGCCGTCGACATGCAGGAGTTCATGCTCGTGCCGCTGGGTCTCCCCACCTTCGGCAGCGCCCTTCGCGCCGGCGTCGAGACCTTCCATCACCTGAAGAAGGTGCTCGAAAAGCGCGGCTACAACACGAACGTAGGCGACGAGGGTGGTTTCGCCCCCGACCTGAAGAGCAACCGCGAGGCCATCGAGGTGATGCTCGAGGCCATCGAGAAGGCGGGTTACACACCCGGCGACGAGATCGGCATCGCGCTCGACCCGGCCTCCACGGAGTTCTACGAGGGTGGCCTCTACAAGCTCCGGGCCGAGGACAAGGAACTCGATTCCGACGGCATGATCGCCTACTGGCAGGACTGGGTCGACCGCTACCCGATCGTGTCCATCGAGGACGGCCTCGCGGAGGACGATTGGGTCGGCTGGGCCAAGCTCACCAAGGCCATCGGCCACCGAGTTCAGCTCGTTGGGGACGACCTTTTCGTCACCAACACCGCAAGGCTGCAGCGGGGCATCGACGAGCACGTCGGCAACTCGATCCTCATCAAGGTGAACCAGATCGGCACCCTCACCGAGTCGATGGACGCCATGGAGCTCGCCAAGACCTACGGCTACCGCAACGTCGTGAGCCACCGGTCCGGCGAGACCGAGGACACGTTCATCGCCGACCTGGCCGTCGCCGTCAACGCCGGGCAGATCAAGACCGGCTCCGCGAGCCGCTCCGACAGGGTGGCCAAGTACAACCGCCTACTGGCCATCGAACAAGAACTCGGGGACGCTGCGCGTTACCTTGGCAAGGCGGCATACAAGCGATGA
- the dnaN gene encoding DNA polymerase III subunit beta, giving the protein MKVLVPKKSLAETLARVERIVPSRSSNPGLSLLRIDVNDSGMELSGSNMDVDIRARFAADAPGQGSYAVVGHVFSQVVRALPAEDVTLEFGEDDLQISSGTYATKLQLMSPASAPVLNFRAEHEGALGGAGFARALTAVKYAAAVADFQAVFRGVKLEMTDERTRAVATDGFRLAYYDLEEASGIAADIIVPARSIDELLRVLGDGEVKLALEPGQLSVEHGNYALNLKLMEAAFPDYERVIPKNFPVSITLDATYLSEAVARVALMADKTANNRVDLFIKDGELQITAEGSFGRSQEAISVMQEGTDSEIGLAYNSKYLVDALTPVGGDMRLSFSGSNSAPSVVTDLGDPSYLAMVVPLRTS; this is encoded by the coding sequence ATGAAGGTGCTCGTCCCAAAGAAGAGCCTCGCCGAAACGCTCGCACGCGTCGAACGTATCGTTCCCAGCCGGTCCAGTAACCCTGGCCTGAGCTTGTTGCGCATAGACGTGAACGATTCCGGCATGGAACTCAGCGGGTCGAACATGGACGTCGACATTCGCGCGCGCTTTGCGGCGGACGCTCCCGGGCAGGGCAGCTACGCCGTGGTAGGGCACGTCTTCAGCCAGGTCGTAAGGGCACTGCCGGCCGAGGACGTCACCCTCGAGTTCGGCGAAGACGACCTGCAGATCAGCTCCGGCACTTACGCCACCAAGCTGCAGTTGATGTCGCCGGCGTCGGCCCCGGTGCTGAACTTCAGGGCCGAACACGAGGGCGCCCTCGGCGGCGCGGGGTTCGCCCGTGCCCTCACGGCGGTGAAGTACGCGGCCGCAGTGGCAGATTTCCAGGCCGTCTTCCGGGGCGTCAAGCTCGAGATGACCGACGAGCGCACGCGCGCCGTCGCCACCGACGGGTTCAGGCTCGCCTACTACGACCTCGAAGAGGCCTCGGGCATAGCGGCAGACATCATCGTTCCGGCGCGGAGCATCGACGAGCTGCTGCGCGTGCTTGGCGACGGCGAGGTAAAGCTCGCCCTCGAGCCCGGACAACTGAGCGTCGAGCACGGCAACTACGCACTCAACCTCAAACTCATGGAGGCCGCGTTCCCCGATTACGAGCGGGTCATCCCCAAGAACTTCCCCGTGAGCATCACGCTCGACGCCACTTATCTCTCCGAGGCGGTGGCGCGCGTGGCGCTGATGGCCGATAAGACAGCCAACAACCGCGTCGACCTGTTCATCAAGGACGGGGAATTGCAGATCACGGCCGAAGGAAGTTTCGGCCGCAGCCAGGAGGCCATCTCCGTCATGCAGGAGGGAACCGACTCCGAGATCGGCCTGGCCTACAACAGCAAGTACTTGGTCGATGCGCTGACCCCGGTCGGCGGAGACATGCGCCTGAGCTTCTCGGGTTCCAACTCCGCACCGAGCGTGGTCACCGACCTCGGTGACCCGAGTTACCTAGCCATGGTGGTACCGCTCAGGACTTCGTAG
- the dnaA gene encoding chromosomal replication initiator protein DnaA, which yields MAGKAQGMWDDVISRVRAEIPEVEFRTWFAQVSPQGIVDGAFVLGVPHGFARDWLRSNYTGVLEEALRDLGMDAPRVAFQVIGTQITEQQDMFSTPAAESAPSERPVARKPTLNPKYVFENFVVGPNNNLANAAARAVVEAPGRAYNPLFLYGEAGLGKTHLMHAVGHAVFERHPQLQVEYVTTEAFTNDLITAIREDRMTQFRDRYRTIDVLLIDDIQFIAGKERTQEEFFHTFNALYESGKQLIVSSDRPPKDIPTLEKRLRSRFEWGLITDIQAPDLETRIAILAMNAEYRGVKVPSEVMDYIARHVTSNIRELEGALVRAIVYASMNQSPLNRQIVAEALSDVFAPGNISLTMPTILERTADHFGVDSDEVRGKSRRQELVIPRQIAMFLIRELTTHSYPEIGAYFSGRDHSTVMYAVQKIENSNKTEGELTRAVRSIRESLV from the coding sequence ATGGCGGGCAAGGCTCAGGGGATGTGGGACGACGTCATCTCGCGCGTGCGCGCCGAGATCCCTGAGGTCGAGTTCCGCACCTGGTTCGCGCAGGTAAGCCCGCAAGGCATCGTCGACGGCGCCTTCGTCCTTGGCGTGCCGCACGGTTTCGCTCGGGACTGGTTGCGCAGCAACTACACGGGGGTGCTCGAGGAGGCACTGCGCGACCTCGGGATGGACGCGCCCAGGGTGGCCTTCCAGGTGATCGGCACCCAGATAACCGAGCAGCAGGACATGTTCAGCACGCCCGCCGCCGAGTCGGCGCCGTCCGAGAGGCCGGTGGCGCGCAAGCCGACCCTGAACCCCAAGTACGTGTTCGAGAACTTCGTGGTCGGCCCCAACAACAACCTGGCGAACGCGGCCGCCCGCGCCGTGGTGGAGGCGCCGGGGCGCGCCTACAACCCGCTCTTCCTCTACGGCGAAGCGGGCCTGGGAAAGACGCACCTCATGCACGCCGTCGGGCACGCGGTGTTCGAACGACACCCGCAACTGCAGGTCGAGTACGTGACTACCGAGGCCTTCACGAACGACCTCATCACCGCCATCCGTGAGGACCGGATGACGCAGTTCCGCGACCGCTACCGCACCATCGACGTCCTGCTGATCGACGACATCCAGTTCATCGCCGGCAAGGAGCGCACGCAGGAGGAGTTCTTCCACACGTTCAACGCCCTCTACGAATCCGGGAAGCAACTGATCGTCTCCTCCGACCGGCCCCCGAAGGACATCCCCACCCTCGAGAAGCGCCTTCGCAGCCGCTTCGAGTGGGGGCTGATCACCGACATCCAGGCTCCCGACCTCGAGACCCGCATAGCCATCCTCGCGATGAACGCCGAGTACCGCGGCGTCAAGGTGCCGTCCGAGGTCATGGATTACATCGCCCGGCACGTGACCTCGAACATCCGCGAGCTCGAGGGCGCGCTCGTCAGGGCCATCGTCTACGCGTCGATGAACCAGTCGCCGCTGAACCGTCAGATCGTCGCCGAGGCGCTCTCCGACGTGTTCGCGCCCGGCAACATCAGCCTGACGATGCCCACCATCCTCGAGCGCACTGCCGACCATTTCGGCGTCGATTCTGACGAAGTGCGCGGCAAGAGCCGGCGCCAGGAACTCGTGATCCCGCGCCAGATAGCCATGTTCCTCATCCGCGAGTTGACCACGCACTCGTACCCGGAGATAGGCGCCTACTTCTCGGGGCGCGACCACTCGACGGTCATGTACGCCGTCCAGAAGATCGAGAACTCGAACAAGACGGAGGGCGAGCTCACGCGCGCCGTCCGCTCGATCCGCGAGTCTCTCGTCTGA
- the mnmG gene encoding tRNA uridine-5-carboxymethylaminomethyl(34) synthesis enzyme MnmG: MKQQFDVIVIGGGHAGIEATIAAARLGARTAMVLPNPDKIGVMPCNPAIGGPGKSQLVYELHALGGVMGRLADRTAIHTRTLNASKGAAVQSLRVQNERDGYAAAAKALVEHEPGVEIVRAEAAELLVERGVIAGVVTTDGRALLAPSVVLCTGTFLAGVVWYGKRQRPAGRQGEAPARLLSASLRATGHDLIRLKTGTPPRIRADSVDLTVLQEVPSDDPPGTFSGTPGPRMTSTPTWLTRTTPATHALIQEHLEESAMYGGEIDATGPRYCPSIEDKVVRFSDKDHHLLFVEPDGLDTSELYLQGLSSSMPPHIQDVMIRTLPGFDEAVIHRYAYAVEYDALDPAQLDVTLMSRKLPGLFSAGQINGTSGYEEAAAQGLVAGVNAARHASGMTRVTVRRDQGYLGVMLDDLVRWGIEEPYRMLTSRNEYRLLHRQDNANERLMGLGHEWGLVPDADLERHRASEERVQREVTRLGRTRVEGDLATTVLCRPGTDYAGVAALVGGAAEELTPGEVERVTTLVRYAAYIERARKQLDARAGYEELSLEGIDYSRVASLSHEGLEALTRAAPASLGAAQRVRGVRDSDVVALQVHLKGRRHGAAQGEATPAGS, translated from the coding sequence ATGAAGCAGCAATTCGACGTGATAGTCATCGGTGGGGGCCACGCGGGGATCGAGGCCACCATAGCCGCCGCTCGTCTCGGTGCGCGCACGGCCATGGTTCTCCCCAATCCCGACAAGATCGGGGTCATGCCCTGCAATCCGGCCATCGGGGGCCCCGGTAAGTCGCAGTTGGTCTACGAGTTGCACGCCCTCGGTGGCGTCATGGGCCGCCTGGCCGACCGGACCGCCATTCACACCCGCACGCTGAACGCGTCCAAGGGCGCCGCCGTGCAGTCACTGCGGGTCCAGAACGAGCGCGACGGGTACGCGGCCGCAGCCAAGGCCCTCGTCGAACATGAACCGGGGGTCGAGATAGTCCGCGCGGAAGCCGCCGAGCTGCTGGTGGAGCGAGGCGTGATCGCCGGCGTGGTGACCACCGACGGCCGTGCGCTGCTGGCCCCGTCGGTGGTCCTCTGCACCGGCACCTTCCTCGCGGGCGTCGTGTGGTACGGGAAGCGCCAGCGACCTGCCGGAAGGCAGGGGGAGGCGCCGGCCCGGCTCCTCTCGGCCTCACTTCGTGCAACGGGTCACGATCTCATCAGGCTCAAGACGGGGACGCCGCCGCGCATTCGGGCCGATTCGGTCGACCTGACGGTGCTTCAGGAGGTTCCCTCGGACGACCCCCCGGGCACGTTCAGCGGTACTCCCGGACCCCGGATGACCAGCACCCCGACGTGGCTGACGCGTACCACGCCTGCAACGCACGCCCTCATCCAAGAACACTTGGAGGAGTCGGCCATGTACGGGGGCGAGATCGACGCCACCGGCCCGCGCTACTGCCCGTCCATCGAGGACAAGGTGGTGCGCTTCTCGGACAAGGACCACCACCTGTTGTTCGTGGAACCCGACGGGCTCGACACGAGCGAGCTTTACCTGCAGGGGCTATCCAGCTCCATGCCACCCCACATCCAAGACGTCATGATCCGGACGCTTCCCGGTTTCGACGAGGCCGTCATCCACCGCTACGCCTATGCGGTCGAGTACGACGCGTTGGATCCGGCTCAACTGGACGTGACGCTGATGTCGCGGAAGCTTCCCGGGCTCTTCTCGGCGGGGCAGATAAACGGCACTAGTGGTTACGAGGAGGCGGCCGCACAGGGCTTGGTAGCCGGGGTCAACGCCGCCCGGCACGCCTCCGGCATGACTCGCGTGACGGTCAGGCGCGACCAAGGTTACCTCGGGGTGATGCTCGACGACTTGGTTCGCTGGGGCATAGAGGAGCCGTACCGCATGCTTACCTCGCGCAACGAATACAGGCTTTTGCACCGACAAGACAACGCCAACGAGCGCCTGATGGGGCTCGGCCATGAGTGGGGCCTGGTGCCTGACGCCGACTTGGAGCGGCACAGGGCCTCCGAGGAGCGTGTGCAGCGCGAGGTCACGCGGCTTGGTCGAACCCGCGTCGAGGGTGACCTGGCCACCACTGTGCTGTGCCGACCCGGAACCGACTATGCGGGGGTCGCTGCCTTGGTCGGCGGTGCCGCCGAGGAACTTACGCCGGGCGAGGTGGAGCGCGTGACGACGCTGGTGCGTTACGCCGCCTATATCGAGCGCGCACGCAAGCAGCTGGATGCGCGTGCGGGTTACGAGGAGCTGAGTCTCGAGGGAATCGACTATTCTCGAGTTGCCAGCCTGTCGCATGAGGGCCTCGAGGCGCTGACGCGGGCCGCCCCGGCGTCGCTCGGCGCCGCGCAGCGGGTTCGCGGCGTGCGCGATAGCGATGTCGTGGCGCTGCAGGTTCACCTCAAGGGCCGGCGTCACGGCGCGGCCCAAGGCGAGGCGACGCCCGCTGGAAGCTAA